A portion of the Chondrinema litorale genome contains these proteins:
- the sppA gene encoding signal peptide peptidase SppA, whose translation MRFLGNVLATVIGLIVFVLLLIFGSIFLVTAISSQSQEVVKIEQNSILKLTLDRPIQERIEEENPFDDLDIFPGMSPVPLGLIELKGEIENASLDPDIEGIYLELSVVSAGFATLEELRNSLIKFKESDKFIVAYGEYYSEGAYYLASIADEVYLNPAGLMEFDGLSTEIVYYKEFLNNIGIEPEIFRVGEYKSAVEPFLRNDMSPENRYQIQEYMGDLHQHYLEKVAEAREIDLPTITEISDNALIRKPGDAVKYNLVTDTVYYDQVLSILKARVGAGDDGLNLISYKKYTKSTRYNRQDFSSNKVAVIVAEGQIISGEGGSGFLGGNKIAAEIRKARNNESIKAIVLRINSPGGSALASDVMWREVKLAAEVKPVIASMSDVAASGGYYMAMAADTIVAYPNTITGSIGIFALLFNAEDLLTNKIGLNFETVSTGKFSNLASPTERFSEAERQYLQQSVERGYESFVGKAAAGRNLSIDSLKSLASGRVWTGSDAVERGLVDFEGGIGDAIRIAAESAGLGDDYMVRYYPEKKDFLTELLNNPMDQVNSMFYSDEQKLLAPLVKQMEKLNAMEGTQVLLPFQVNSFE comes from the coding sequence ATGCGCTTTTTAGGCAATGTACTAGCTACAGTTATTGGATTAATAGTTTTTGTTTTATTGTTAATTTTTGGCTCCATCTTTTTGGTTACAGCTATTTCTTCACAAAGTCAGGAAGTTGTAAAAATAGAACAAAACTCAATTCTTAAGTTAACATTAGATCGTCCAATTCAGGAAAGAATTGAAGAAGAAAACCCTTTTGATGACCTTGATATTTTTCCTGGAATGAGCCCCGTTCCATTGGGTTTGATTGAATTAAAAGGAGAGATAGAAAATGCTAGTCTTGATCCAGATATTGAGGGGATATATTTAGAATTAAGTGTAGTTTCTGCTGGCTTTGCCACTTTAGAAGAATTGAGAAACTCACTTATCAAATTTAAAGAATCTGATAAATTTATAGTTGCATACGGAGAGTATTATAGTGAAGGAGCGTATTATTTAGCTTCAATAGCAGATGAAGTTTACCTAAATCCTGCAGGATTAATGGAGTTTGATGGATTAAGTACTGAGATTGTTTATTACAAAGAGTTTTTAAACAACATCGGGATTGAGCCAGAAATATTTAGAGTGGGAGAGTATAAAAGTGCTGTTGAGCCTTTTCTTAGAAATGATATGAGTCCTGAGAATCGTTATCAGATTCAAGAATATATGGGTGATTTACACCAGCATTATCTTGAAAAAGTAGCTGAAGCAAGAGAAATTGATTTACCTACGATTACCGAAATTTCAGATAATGCTCTTATACGTAAGCCAGGTGATGCAGTTAAGTATAACCTTGTTACTGATACTGTTTATTACGATCAGGTATTAAGTATTTTAAAAGCTAGGGTAGGAGCTGGAGATGATGGTTTAAACCTGATCTCTTATAAAAAGTATACAAAATCAACAAGGTATAACCGACAAGACTTTTCATCTAATAAGGTGGCAGTAATCGTAGCAGAGGGGCAAATAATTTCTGGTGAAGGCGGTAGTGGTTTTTTAGGTGGAAATAAGATTGCAGCAGAGATTAGAAAAGCCAGAAATAATGAGTCTATTAAGGCGATTGTTTTGAGAATTAATTCTCCGGGAGGTAGTGCACTAGCTTCTGATGTAATGTGGAGAGAAGTAAAACTTGCTGCTGAGGTGAAGCCGGTAATTGCTTCAATGTCTGATGTAGCTGCATCTGGTGGATATTACATGGCAATGGCTGCAGATACAATTGTGGCTTACCCAAATACAATAACAGGTTCGATCGGAATTTTTGCCCTTTTATTTAATGCAGAGGATTTACTAACCAATAAAATCGGTTTAAACTTCGAAACTGTGAGTACAGGTAAATTTTCAAATTTGGCTAGCCCAACTGAGCGATTCTCTGAAGCAGAAAGACAGTATCTTCAGCAAAGTGTAGAGAGAGGATATGAGTCTTTTGTAGGTAAAGCAGCAGCAGGTAGAAACCTTTCTATAGATAGCTTAAAAAGCTTGGCTTCTGGTAGAGTATGGACAGGTAGCGATGCAGTGGAAAGAGGATTAGTCGATTTTGAAGGAGGGATTGGCGATGCGATACGAATTGCAGCAGAAAGTGCAGGTTTAGGAGATGATTACATGGTGAGGTATTATCCAGAAAAGAAAGATTTCTTAACGGAATTACTCAATAATCCAATGGATCAGGTAAATAGTATGTTCTATTCTGATGAACAAAAATTGTTAGCTCCATTAGTAAAACAAATGGAGAAATTGAATGCTATGGAAGGAACGCAAGTATTACTGCCATTTCAGGTAAATAGTTTTGAGTAA
- a CDS encoding DUF4384 domain-containing protein, protein MISRKLFIYFLNISGWLLCSMNVFAQKPSWTEYEDRISMFPKSEYVIGFNSDGNVSSYDADDTQEELLEYARIQLIESINVTIKSIGTLNITNVNTQTHEYFKKTSASYSKVNLTGLQTETYYDKKQKEAYAIAYAHRPTLVKSYVNQIKKNGETISRKMQSADNFYARGDNQNALKNYFETLPLFREIEEAYTLIIALEGGIVSEIEKSIEEINSYKYTVNEAIANIQQSNNLNLSDLAFMMAKGYQLQTNKPTRPIRLANFTYQDTKMTSQFSKRWGTLFEKMLVDVADYPIASASADNYYADVNPFKETSTTDSQKPLYIITGTFWEEGEKVRIISILRDIETGKALASMEGSMSAQLLTDNNIFVKPENFEEAYSELKTFAKDDISGSELIVDTWTNHGEENLIYTEGETMNVYVKVNKPCYIRFIYHTADGSKVLLLDNYYIDESNVNKVYKIPEDFECTGPFGVETLQVNAQTVTFSPLNVRNQYGYDFIIDDLEEVLANTRGFKKKEEVLLAEKRILITTMQN, encoded by the coding sequence ATGATATCCCGCAAATTGTTTATCTATTTCCTAAATATTTCAGGTTGGTTGCTATGTTCAATGAACGTATTTGCCCAAAAACCTTCTTGGACAGAGTATGAAGATAGAATATCAATGTTTCCAAAATCAGAATATGTTATAGGTTTTAATTCTGATGGGAATGTTTCATCTTATGATGCAGACGATACACAAGAAGAACTGCTTGAGTATGCACGTATTCAGTTAATAGAATCTATAAATGTTACAATTAAAAGTATTGGTACACTTAACATTACAAACGTAAATACTCAAACACATGAGTATTTTAAAAAGACGAGTGCATCTTATTCTAAAGTAAACCTTACTGGTTTACAAACTGAAACTTATTACGATAAAAAACAAAAAGAAGCTTATGCCATTGCTTATGCTCACAGACCTACTTTGGTTAAAAGTTATGTGAATCAAATTAAAAAAAATGGCGAAACCATTTCTAGAAAAATGCAATCTGCTGATAACTTTTATGCTAGAGGTGACAACCAAAATGCCCTTAAGAATTACTTTGAAACATTACCGCTTTTTAGAGAAATAGAAGAAGCTTATACACTTATTATCGCTCTTGAAGGAGGTATTGTAAGTGAAATCGAAAAATCAATTGAAGAAATAAACAGCTACAAATACACAGTAAATGAAGCTATAGCCAATATACAGCAGAGTAACAATCTCAACTTAAGCGATCTTGCTTTCATGATGGCAAAAGGCTACCAGTTACAAACAAATAAACCAACCCGACCAATTAGATTGGCTAATTTCACTTATCAAGACACTAAAATGACTAGTCAGTTTTCTAAAAGATGGGGTACTCTTTTTGAAAAAATGCTAGTTGATGTAGCTGATTATCCAATTGCTAGTGCATCTGCTGATAATTATTATGCAGACGTTAATCCATTTAAAGAAACTTCCACTACAGATTCTCAAAAACCACTTTATATAATTACTGGTACCTTTTGGGAAGAAGGTGAGAAAGTGAGAATAATTTCTATTCTGAGAGATATTGAAACTGGAAAAGCACTTGCAAGTATGGAAGGCTCAATGTCTGCCCAGCTCTTAACCGATAATAATATATTTGTTAAACCAGAGAATTTTGAAGAGGCATATTCTGAGCTAAAAACATTTGCTAAAGACGATATTTCTGGCAGCGAATTAATAGTGGACACTTGGACGAATCATGGAGAAGAAAACCTAATTTATACTGAAGGTGAAACCATGAATGTATATGTAAAAGTAAATAAGCCTTGCTACATAAGATTTATATATCATACAGCAGATGGTAGTAAAGTATTGCTTTTAGATAATTACTACATAGATGAATCTAATGTGAATAAAGTATATAAAATTCCTGAAGATTTTGAATGTACTGGACCTTTTGGTGTAGAAACGCTTCAAGTTAATGCACAAACTGTTACATTTAGCCCATTAAATGTGAGAAATCAATATGGCTATGATTTTATCATAGATGATTTGGAAGAAGTGCTTGCAAACACCAGAGGATTCAAAAAGAAAGAAGAAGTTTTGCTCGCAGAAAAAAGAATTTTAATAACAACTATGCAGAATTAA
- a CDS encoding CsgG/HfaB family protein gives MSHHDKLYSIFLLIFALSLTQCTAQQRRFRKNAEEAFEQRRFDDAVINAVNSLYEKPEKNTQAQEVLELAFPRFINDYEDKIAMLKASSASYSSDNTVEQRREIITRYETLIKYTNDVKNLPPAAFSMKRRNIELEYKEFYNELAEAKQNLERGKEDAAESHYQEALRLMANGGIDNNKTAAKEFKKALGYVPGYRDAAQKYEDARKAGTTRVAIIPFENKSGKTNYGALGEYITDQVIASIFDDKSAMEFLEIIDREQLELVINEQKLGASGLLDDNTLVEIGKVLGVQEILTGRITQIISDREQVTSENQQVKDNVKVKVGEKKNSDGKTEAVYRDKEVSAVVTIYNKTAGARMSGSYKILDVQTARLLETEAFSESYEFNHEWGSYRGDERALSYKYKQLVQVREKNPLSDGERINYVATKLASDLAVKLKEYSQ, from the coding sequence ATGAGTCACCACGACAAGCTGTATTCTATTTTCTTATTAATTTTCGCCCTATCACTAACTCAGTGTACAGCACAACAAAGACGATTTAGAAAAAATGCTGAAGAAGCTTTTGAGCAAAGAAGATTTGATGATGCAGTAATTAATGCTGTAAATTCACTTTACGAAAAACCCGAAAAAAACACGCAAGCTCAAGAAGTACTTGAACTAGCTTTTCCTCGATTTATTAACGATTACGAGGATAAGATTGCTATGTTAAAAGCATCTTCTGCATCGTATAGTAGTGACAATACTGTGGAGCAAAGGAGAGAAATTATAACGCGTTACGAAACACTTATTAAATACACCAATGATGTAAAAAACCTTCCTCCTGCTGCTTTCAGTATGAAAAGAAGAAACATAGAGCTAGAGTATAAAGAGTTCTATAATGAGTTGGCAGAAGCTAAACAAAACCTTGAAAGAGGTAAAGAAGATGCTGCTGAATCTCACTATCAGGAAGCGCTAAGACTTATGGCAAATGGAGGAATCGATAATAATAAAACTGCTGCCAAAGAATTTAAAAAAGCTCTTGGTTATGTCCCAGGTTATAGAGATGCAGCACAAAAGTATGAAGATGCCAGAAAAGCAGGTACTACACGTGTAGCCATTATACCATTTGAAAATAAAAGTGGCAAAACAAATTATGGAGCTTTGGGAGAATATATTACAGATCAAGTAATTGCTTCTATCTTCGATGATAAAAGTGCAATGGAGTTTCTTGAAATTATAGATAGAGAACAACTTGAATTAGTAATAAACGAGCAAAAGTTAGGAGCTAGCGGTTTATTAGATGATAATACATTAGTTGAAATAGGTAAAGTTTTAGGTGTTCAAGAAATTCTCACTGGAAGAATCACCCAAATTATATCAGATAGAGAACAAGTTACCAGTGAAAACCAACAGGTTAAAGACAATGTAAAAGTTAAAGTTGGAGAAAAGAAAAATTCAGATGGTAAAACTGAAGCTGTTTACAGAGACAAAGAAGTGAGTGCTGTTGTTACAATATACAACAAAACCGCTGGAGCGCGAATGAGTGGTTCTTACAAAATACTTGATGTACAAACAGCTAGATTATTAGAAACCGAAGCTTTTAGCGAGTCTTATGAGTTTAATCATGAGTGGGGTTCTTACAGAGGAGATGAGAGAGCGTTATCTTACAAGTACAAACAACTAGTACAAGTTAGAGAAAAAAATCCTTTAAGTGATGGTGAACGTATAAATTATGTAGCTACGAAGCTTGCTAGTGATTTGGCAGTAAAACTTAAAGAATACTCTCAATAA
- a CDS encoding acetyl-CoA carboxylase biotin carboxylase subunit has protein sequence MNITQKKFKRILVANRGEIAIRVIRSAKEMGIETVAVYSDADRNAPHVKLADFACHIGKSPSTDSYLQGKKIIDVALSLDVDAIHPGYGFLSENADFAKNVSEAGIVFIGPSPEAIKVMGDKLAAKAAVQAYNIPLVPGTDKAIKDINLAKKKAQEAGYPILIKASAGGGGKGMRVVEKEEDFEEQMERAVSEAQSAFGDGSVFIEKYITSPKHIELQVLGDQHGNIVHLFERECSVQRRHQKVIEEAPSKVITEEKRAQMGKDAINVAKACSYFGAGTVEFIMDENLNYYFLEMNTRLQVEHPVTEMITGIDLVKEQIKIAEGSALSFSQDEVEKRGHAIEVRVYAEDPENNFLPDTGTLNIYQRPQGLGVRVDDGYEEGIPIPIFYDPMIAKLIVHAKNRDEAIARMLRAIEEYNISGIKTTLPFCQFVLGHDSFVSGKFTTKFVEKFFAPEVLSQELSEQEYQAASVLIYEYLQKTGANETANPIQNKAGNSKWKERLR, from the coding sequence ATGAATATTACTCAGAAAAAATTTAAAAGAATATTAGTTGCCAATAGAGGAGAAATAGCAATAAGAGTTATTCGCTCTGCTAAAGAAATGGGAATCGAGACCGTTGCTGTTTACAGTGATGCTGATCGAAATGCTCCCCATGTGAAACTTGCCGATTTTGCCTGTCATATTGGAAAATCTCCTTCAACAGATTCTTATCTTCAAGGTAAAAAAATTATTGATGTTGCACTTTCCTTAGATGTTGATGCCATCCATCCGGGTTATGGTTTTCTTTCTGAAAATGCTGATTTTGCCAAAAATGTAAGTGAAGCAGGTATTGTATTTATTGGTCCATCTCCAGAAGCTATAAAAGTAATGGGAGATAAGTTAGCCGCAAAAGCTGCTGTTCAGGCTTATAATATACCTTTGGTTCCTGGAACAGATAAAGCTATTAAAGATATTAATCTAGCTAAAAAGAAAGCGCAAGAAGCAGGTTATCCTATTCTAATTAAAGCGAGTGCTGGTGGAGGTGGTAAAGGAATGAGAGTGGTTGAAAAAGAGGAAGATTTCGAAGAGCAAATGGAAAGAGCAGTAAGCGAAGCACAATCTGCATTTGGAGATGGCTCTGTTTTTATTGAGAAGTATATAACCTCACCTAAGCATATAGAATTACAAGTTTTGGGTGACCAACATGGTAATATAGTCCACTTGTTTGAGCGGGAGTGTTCTGTGCAGAGAAGGCACCAAAAAGTTATTGAAGAAGCACCATCTAAAGTGATTACAGAAGAAAAAAGAGCTCAGATGGGTAAAGATGCTATAAACGTTGCAAAAGCTTGTAGTTATTTTGGTGCGGGTACTGTAGAGTTCATCATGGATGAAAATTTAAATTATTATTTTCTTGAGATGAATACACGCCTTCAGGTGGAGCATCCAGTAACAGAAATGATCACAGGAATTGATTTGGTAAAAGAGCAAATTAAAATTGCTGAGGGAAGTGCATTGAGTTTCTCACAAGACGAAGTTGAAAAAAGAGGCCATGCTATTGAGGTCAGGGTATATGCTGAAGATCCTGAAAATAATTTTTTACCTGATACTGGAACATTAAATATTTACCAGAGACCTCAAGGTTTAGGCGTAAGAGTAGACGACGGTTATGAGGAAGGTATACCAATTCCTATCTTTTATGATCCCATGATAGCAAAACTAATTGTACATGCTAAAAACAGGGATGAGGCAATCGCCAGAATGCTAAGAGCAATTGAAGAGTATAATATTAGTGGTATTAAAACAACTTTACCTTTTTGTCAATTTGTTTTAGGTCACGATTCATTTGTAAGTGGTAAATTTACCACCAAATTCGTGGAAAAGTTTTTTGCTCCTGAAGTACTTTCGCAAGAGTTATCTGAACAGGAATATCAGGCTGCATCAGTTTTGATATATGAATATTTGCAAAAGACAGGAGCAAATGAAACTGCAAACCCAATACAAAATAAAGCAGGTAATAGTAAGTGGAAAGAAAGATTAAGATGA
- a CDS encoding LrgB family protein, with protein MRFSAEILWVSLTVLIYYIALTLYKKFKSPLLNPVLVSVICLIAILKISGVQAAEYSKSVNVITFFLGPSVVALGFMLSQQWDLIRKNLKAIFWSVSLASLAGILSATAIAYLLGAESKIVATLAPKSVTTPIAIGIAEKTNGIVALTAAIVIAVGVFGAVVGPTFLNMINIKDAFARGLAMGTAAHGIGTARAVEEGETTGTAAALSIGLAGVFTVVFIFLIYFFIGDWDQISNYLNNFFNSSKILTSETKLKISCFSMFFS; from the coding sequence ATGAGGTTTTCTGCAGAAATACTATGGGTAAGTTTAACCGTGCTTATATATTATATAGCACTTACACTATATAAAAAATTTAAATCACCCTTGTTAAACCCAGTATTAGTGAGTGTAATATGTTTAATTGCTATTCTAAAAATTAGCGGTGTACAAGCTGCAGAGTATTCAAAGAGTGTAAATGTAATTACGTTTTTTTTGGGGCCATCTGTGGTAGCATTAGGCTTTATGTTATCTCAACAATGGGATTTGATACGAAAAAACCTGAAAGCAATTTTTTGGAGTGTTTCACTAGCAAGTCTTGCAGGAATTTTAAGTGCTACAGCTATCGCATACCTTCTTGGAGCAGAAAGTAAAATAGTGGCAACCTTAGCTCCCAAATCGGTAACTACACCAATAGCTATAGGTATTGCAGAAAAAACCAATGGCATTGTTGCGTTAACTGCTGCAATAGTAATTGCAGTTGGTGTTTTTGGAGCTGTAGTAGGGCCCACATTTTTAAACATGATAAATATTAAAGATGCATTTGCAAGAGGATTAGCTATGGGAACAGCAGCTCACGGTATCGGAACAGCAAGAGCAGTAGAAGAAGGAGAAACTACAGGAACTGCAGCAGCACTTTCTATAGGTTTAGCAGGAGTGTTTACAGTTGTGTTTATATTTTTAATTTATTTTTTTATTGGAGATTGGGATCAAATCTCAAATTACCTGAATAATTTTTTCAATTCTAGTAAAATTCTTACATCTGAAACAAAACTAAAAATAAGCTGCTTTTCAATGTTTTTTTCTTGA
- a CDS encoding CidA/LrgA family protein: MPQFLKGLVIIMLLFAVGEFISFALNIPVPGNVIGMLFMFAGLQYGLIKRDAVEGISKQLIGLLNLFFIPAGVGLLAYESLLKDNLLVIVLASVLSSLIVMAVAASVFLYLKKR, from the coding sequence ATGCCTCAGTTTTTAAAAGGTCTAGTAATTATAATGCTGCTGTTTGCGGTAGGTGAGTTTATAAGTTTTGCTCTTAATATTCCTGTGCCTGGAAATGTAATCGGGATGCTTTTCATGTTTGCAGGCTTACAATATGGTCTAATAAAAAGAGATGCTGTTGAAGGAATTTCAAAACAATTGATTGGTTTGCTAAATCTGTTTTTCATTCCAGCAGGAGTAGGGCTATTAGCATACGAAAGTTTATTGAAAGATAACTTATTAGTGATTGTGCTGGCTTCTGTTTTAAGTTCATTAATAGTTATGGCTGTTGCTGCATCTGTGTTTTTATATTTGAAAAAGAGATAA
- the tyrS gene encoding tyrosine--tRNA ligase — translation MKDLLDELSWRGMVHDTTPGLKEHFEKGMVKGYIGFDPTASSLHIGNLATVMLLKQLQLAGGKPYALVGGATGMIGDPSGKSKERNLLDETTLRENQAGVKSQLEKFLDFDCGDNSAVIVNNYDWFKEIGFLQFLRNVGKHLSVSYMMAKDSVKSRLEDKGISFTEFSYQLLQAYDFCHLYKEDGITLQMGGSDQWGNITSGTELIRRMESGEAYALTTPLLTKADGSKFGKSEAGNVWLDAERTSPYKFYQFWLNIADTEISKVLRVFTLFSQEEIEAIEKENENNPNALKRIIAQDITTRIHSEKDYENAVSASEILFKKSGVTEALRSLDEKLLLEVFEGVDRFTVSKDSISGKPDVLTFLAEQTSVFSSKGEARKMIANGGVSINKEKIAAADALVDHELLQGKYLLVQKGKKNYYLIEAE, via the coding sequence ATGAAAGATTTGTTGGATGAATTATCATGGAGAGGTATGGTGCATGATACCACTCCTGGATTGAAAGAGCATTTTGAAAAGGGGATGGTTAAGGGATATATAGGTTTTGACCCTACAGCCTCATCTTTACATATTGGTAATTTAGCTACTGTAATGTTGCTCAAGCAATTACAGTTAGCTGGTGGAAAACCTTACGCGCTTGTTGGTGGAGCTACTGGTATGATTGGTGACCCTTCTGGAAAGTCTAAGGAGCGTAATCTACTAGATGAAACTACCCTAAGAGAAAATCAGGCAGGTGTAAAATCACAGCTTGAGAAATTTCTTGATTTTGATTGTGGTGATAACTCTGCTGTTATTGTAAACAATTACGATTGGTTTAAAGAGATTGGTTTTCTTCAATTTTTAAGAAATGTGGGAAAACATTTATCTGTAAGCTATATGATGGCTAAAGATTCTGTGAAATCTCGATTAGAAGATAAAGGTATTTCTTTTACAGAGTTTTCTTACCAGTTACTACAAGCATACGATTTCTGCCATTTGTATAAAGAAGATGGTATTACACTGCAAATGGGTGGATCAGATCAGTGGGGAAATATTACTTCTGGTACAGAGCTAATTAGAAGAATGGAAAGTGGTGAGGCATATGCACTTACAACTCCGCTTCTAACTAAAGCTGATGGAAGTAAATTTGGTAAAAGTGAGGCTGGTAATGTGTGGTTAGATGCAGAGAGAACTTCCCCTTACAAATTTTATCAGTTTTGGCTTAACATAGCAGATACTGAAATCTCAAAAGTATTACGTGTATTTACTCTGTTTTCTCAAGAAGAAATCGAAGCGATTGAGAAAGAAAATGAAAATAATCCTAATGCTTTAAAAAGAATTATTGCTCAAGATATTACTACTAGAATTCATTCTGAGAAGGATTATGAGAATGCTGTAAGTGCATCAGAAATATTATTTAAAAAATCTGGTGTTACAGAAGCATTAAGATCTTTAGATGAAAAACTTTTACTTGAGGTATTCGAAGGGGTAGATCGTTTTACGGTTTCTAAAGACAGTATTTCTGGTAAGCCTGATGTTCTAACTTTTCTTGCAGAGCAAACCTCAGTGTTTTCTTCAAAAGGAGAAGCTAGAAAGATGATTGCAAATGGTGGTGTAAGTATTAATAAAGAAAAAATTGCAGCAGCAGACGCATTAGTAGACCACGAGCTTTTACAAGGAAAATATCTGTTAGTTCAAAAAGGGAAGAAAAACTACTACCTAATAGAAGCTGAATAA
- a CDS encoding acyl transferase has protein sequence MVEKLKEEVLKDKNEQEFKELCLEIFYFQAKENPVYKEYLEALKVKPKEINRIENIPFLPISFFKTSNVICKHANPVITFESSGTTGMQTSRHFVSDPDFYKVASEKIFNSFYGSLKDFSIYALLPSYLERSNSSLIFMVQHFIENAQSDSGFFLHNIEKLVEQLAEAKVKNKKIILLGVTFALLDLAEKYEIDLSSVIVMETGGMKGRRKEMIREEIHEILKRKLNISEVHSEYGMTELLSQFYSKGNGVFSGPDWAGILIRDVSDPFSVDTIRQNGTINVIDLANIDSCCFIETNDIGNFTTEGKKEFEVRGRLDKSDIRGCNLLIT, from the coding sequence ATGGTTGAAAAATTAAAAGAAGAGGTATTAAAAGATAAGAATGAGCAGGAATTTAAAGAATTATGTCTTGAAATCTTTTATTTTCAAGCGAAAGAAAACCCTGTTTATAAAGAGTATTTAGAAGCTTTAAAGGTAAAACCGAAAGAAATTAACCGTATTGAAAACATACCGTTTCTTCCCATTTCCTTTTTCAAAACCAGTAATGTAATTTGTAAGCATGCCAATCCGGTAATCACTTTTGAAAGTAGCGGAACAACTGGTATGCAAACAAGTAGACATTTTGTAAGTGACCCTGATTTTTACAAAGTTGCTTCTGAAAAGATTTTCAACAGTTTCTATGGTTCATTAAAGGATTTTTCAATTTATGCTTTACTGCCATCATATTTAGAAAGAAGTAATTCTTCTCTAATATTTATGGTTCAACATTTTATCGAAAATGCCCAAAGTGACTCTGGTTTTTTCCTACATAATATAGAAAAACTTGTTGAACAATTAGCTGAAGCGAAAGTAAAAAACAAGAAAATTATACTGTTAGGAGTCACTTTTGCCCTATTAGACCTTGCCGAAAAATACGAAATTGACCTTTCGTCAGTTATAGTGATGGAAACAGGAGGAATGAAGGGAAGAAGAAAAGAAATGATAAGAGAAGAAATACACGAAATACTCAAAAGAAAATTGAATATTTCTGAGGTTCATTCGGAGTATGGAATGACAGAGTTATTATCTCAGTTTTATTCTAAAGGAAATGGAGTGTTTTCTGGACCAGATTGGGCAGGAATTTTGATTAGAGACGTTAGTGACCCATTTTCTGTTGATACAATTAGACAAAATGGAACAATTAATGTAATTGACTTAGCTAATATAGATTCCTGTTGTTTTATCGAGACAAATGATATTGGAAATTTTACTACAGAGGGAAAAAAGGAATTTGAGGTGAGAGGAAGACTAGATAAATCAGATATAAGAGGCTGTAATCTATTAATTACTTAA
- a CDS encoding sigma-54-dependent transcriptional regulator, producing the protein MAKILIVDDEKSIRYTLREILEFEKYKIDEAKDGEEALEMIKANDYDVVLCDIKMPKMDGIELLEQAMELGKDMQFIMISAHGTIDTAVESTKKGAFDFIQKPPDLNRLLLSVRNALDKSNLVQETKVLKKKISKTFDIIGESEPIESVKDTIEKVAPTEARVLITGPNGSGKELVAKWLHTKSQRSSAPLIEVNCAAIPAELIESELFGHEKGAFTSAVKQRIGKFEQANGGTLFLDEIGDMSLSAQAKVLRALQENKITRVGGDKEIKVNVRVLAATNKDLKEEISKKKFREDLYHRLSVILIKVPSLNDRKDDIPLLVDKFLGDIAMEYGESPKNITEAALQKLQEADWSGNIRELRNVTERLVIMSQQEITGDDVEKYL; encoded by the coding sequence ATGGCAAAAATTTTAATTGTAGATGACGAAAAGAGTATTAGATATACTCTCCGGGAAATCCTTGAATTTGAAAAGTATAAGATAGATGAAGCCAAAGACGGTGAAGAAGCACTGGAGATGATAAAGGCTAACGACTACGATGTGGTACTGTGTGACATTAAAATGCCTAAGATGGATGGCATTGAACTGTTAGAGCAGGCAATGGAATTGGGTAAAGATATGCAGTTTATTATGATATCTGCACATGGTACAATTGATACTGCAGTTGAGTCAACAAAGAAAGGTGCATTCGATTTTATACAGAAGCCACCAGATCTAAATAGATTGTTGCTTTCTGTTAGAAATGCGCTAGATAAATCTAATTTAGTACAAGAAACTAAAGTACTCAAAAAGAAAATATCTAAAACTTTTGATATTATAGGAGAATCTGAACCAATAGAATCTGTGAAAGATACTATTGAGAAAGTTGCTCCTACAGAAGCTAGAGTTTTAATTACGGGACCAAATGGTTCTGGGAAAGAGTTGGTTGCCAAATGGTTACATACTAAAAGTCAGCGTTCTTCTGCACCATTAATAGAAGTAAACTGTGCAGCTATTCCTGCTGAGTTGATAGAGAGTGAGTTATTCGGCCACGAGAAGGGAGCTTTTACTTCAGCAGTAAAGCAACGAATTGGTAAATTTGAGCAAGCTAATGGTGGTACGCTGTTTTTGGATGAGATAGGAGACATGAGTCTTTCTGCTCAAGCAAAAGTATTAAGAGCTTTGCAAGAAAATAAAATAACGAGAGTTGGTGGAGATAAAGAGATTAAAGTAAACGTAAGAGTACTTGCAGCGACGAACAAAGATTTAAAAGAAGAAATCTCTAAAAAGAAATTTAGAGAAGATTTGTATCATAGACTTAGTGTGATTTTGATTAAAGTTCCTTCGTTGAATGATAGAAAAGATGATATTCCTTTACTTGTAGATAAGTTTCTGGGAGATATTGCAATGGAGTATGGAGAGAGCCCTAAAAATATTACTGAAGCGGCACTTCAAAAATTGCAAGAAGCAGATTGGTCTGGAAATATTCGTGAACTACGAAATGTAACTGAAAGACTTGTAATTATGAGCCAGCAGGAGATCACTGGAGATGATGTTGAGAAGTATCTTTAA